The DNA sequence TAAAGAGCTTAGTCATCATTCGGCGGAGCTTGTGGATGACCCAACTTATCTTGTGAGCAGTTTTGGGTGATTCACCGCGTCGTAGCGATAAAGAATTAgcctgtagagagcacttgatcCTTGCGCGGATTAAGGGGTTGCTACACCCCtgcacgggtgctccaacgaggactagtggggagtggcgactctccgatacctctaGAAAACATCGTGGTGTTTCTTTCCTCTTTAATTTGGGCATTTACTTTCAGGCATTTCAATTCTTgtctttacattcttagaattgccatgctagccTTGGAACCTAGGGTGCAAAAATTTTATCCCGGTAGATTTTCTACGAAACACACTTTAGGCACCAAGGGGTGAAGATGGGCTAATAGGTTTTAATTACCGCTTTAAATTTTAGAGCTTGCCCAATtcacccctcttgggcatcttgatccttttagTGAGAGCTTCTGCTACCTTACGTTTCTTGATAGTTTTCTTAGCCACCAAAGAATGCAAACGAGGGGCAACATCTATAATGCGCTGTCCATGCAGCCACCTGTCTTCCCAAACGAGTGTGCGAGTGCAAGTATCATTCCCCACTTTAGTGATTACGGCCATTGCAAAGAAGGCTCTAACCTGCTCTGGCACCTGAATCTGAAAGAGATATAAGGCAAtgtcctcctcttcctctttcCTTCCTCGCCATAGAAACCCAGGATTTTGTCTATTGCCTTTATGGCCCACTGCGGTAAGTCTACTGCCATTATTCAGATAAATGTGCTTGGTAGTCCTCACATACTGTACTTAGATGCTTGTCCCGCCCGGCTCAAAAGATGAGCTTTCCATCCTGGCAACTGGTCGATGATCCCATCAATGATAGACTGAGTCTTTTCTCAATTATCATTGGCAACATTAGCCGCTAAATCCAATTTATTTGTAAATTGCTCACCTCTACCATTATatgaaagaaaaagagaaagtaATCCCCTAAATCTGAACTACGATGAAAGTCTAATTTGCCTGTGATAGATATATTCTGCAGCTCTTGTCAATTCAGGTTACACATAATGAGCAATTAATATTACATAATTTTAGTGTGATCTTAATAGCACATTATTGAAATATGCACATATTAGTACTTCTAGATAGAACTGTTGGTTTCCTTTTGTATCGATGTGATAGTTATACTGATGATTTCTTTCTAATTCACGATAAAATGCTGAACACTAGAGAGTAATACTGAACCACATCCCAATTGTATCTTCTTGTTGAACAGGCCCCCCAAATGGCGAAGATTTCAGATATAGTAAGGGCAAAGCAGCGGGGCATGACTTATTTCCAAGCCTGTGAGCATATCTGTCTCGATATTTGCCCAGAGCAGGGATCCGAATTGATTTTGTCACCCGATAATTGGTTGCCATCTGAACTGCGGCTCTTAAGGTTCGGTCTTGAAAGTTCGGGCAGTGTTCCACCCTTCCATCGAGGTCTTTCTACACTTGGCAAGCTGGAGATCAGGGGATGCCCAAAGCTTGAAGCGCTGATGGATTTGGAAGAACTGAAAACCCTCCACTGCTTGGTTATAGCAGGCTGCCCATTCCTTTATATACTGCCTGAAATGAAGTTTCCACCACTATTGAGATCGTTAATAGTTGAAGGGTGCCATAAGCTTCTATCTTTGCCCTTAAATATATCTAACCCTTCAATGTTCACCGAACTTGAGGTATCTGATTGCCAAGGACTTATGTATATTGCATATCTGGGGCCTTTGAACAATCTCGAAAGTTTTGTACTACTTCATTGCCCTCTTCTCGAGCTCCGGGAACCATTGCCAGTCATTCCTGAATCTGTTGTTGTTTTCCTCTGTCCCAAATTGAAGAAATGGTGTGAAATCCAAAGTATCGAATATCAGGTCAGTTTTGTCCGGCATCTGTGCAATTACGCACCAGTTGTTTCTTCTTTTATCCTTTTGACATATAGTTTGACGTGTTTTCATGTTGCATCCAGGAAACTATGTCTGATACCTCGCAAGAAGTGAATATTTGACTAAATGACATACACTCATACATCGTCATATCACATCTGGTGGCTGGTCTGTTCAGTACGCATGGCATCCCACCTGAAACTGCAATGGTGAGTTGCATTGGATGTGGACTGGGCGTGCTTGCATCTCTTCTCGCTGATCACTGGCCTCTTCTTGCCGTCTATCATTTTGTCCGGTCACTCTCGGGTTCGTGGTCTGCTGATACACCGGAGAGTGGTTTGCATGCGCTTGTCCAGATCGATCTCAGACAGATGCGATGGGATCGGTGGTGCGCCAACTGCCGGGTGGAGGTACCTGACGATCTCCGGCCTCCTGTTCATGTCTGATGTCTGTCCTTTCCCGTATGTATGTATTGATTCTACCGGTCCCTTTATTTTTCACTACAGCATGGCTGTTTATAGAAGACGTTTAAAAATGCCTTTAAAAGGCATCAAAATGCCTTCAAAACCTTTTTAGGCATACTTAAAAATGCCTGGTATAAACTGGTCTTAAAAAGTCTTTTGAGGCATTTTTTCAAAACGCCTTCCAATATCAACATATAAAGGCATTTTGTAGCTGCCTATAATAGTTTCTAAAGGCATTCTGTATAAGCCTTCAAACACTGATAGAGGCATTATTAAAAATGCCTCCAAAACCAACTCATGTAGAAATTTGCTAGTAATCAGAACAGCAACATCCATTGAGAAATTAACTAATGAAAATACACATTAACAACATGATCCAAATATTTAACCTTCCAGGCTATACACAGTTATATTTGTAACCAAACACAATCAATAAGGTTGTAGTCAATTCAAATGATGTTCCAAGTCCTGATGTCTAGGTCCCCATTCCTGATGCAAGTTTCTTTCTCCTTTTATAAGAGTGTCCACAtcacagctatatatatatacatatgtaaGTATAAATCCATCTAAATATACTATGTTGCCACAGTACTGGCCATCAATGTTATGTTATTTCTGCTTGGAAATGACATGCCCACATCCAGCTATATACATATCTGTTGTCCTCACTTGTCAATTGCTCCTGCTTGAAACCAAACATGTCCCAATGAGTGAAGGTATATACACAAGATTTGGACAAGAATTACTAGACATAGGTTTACATTTCTGATTAGGAAAAAAAGGTAAACAAGAATGTTGCTTCAAACAGAAATTCTAGTGACAAGCGACATGGCCATATTAATTCTAGAATTAGTTACTCAACAGAAATTCTTGTCAACGCCTATCTATATAAACAAAGTTAGACTGACAGATTATCCTGACCATACTGTAGTAACAAAGCCAACTACTAGTATCCAAGAAacaaaaataaacaaaattAGTTCCAAGCACCTAAACCAGTCTACATATATTTCTTAAGAACATCAAGTTTGACACTTCCCACCACCTATTATTGCCCTACTAGTGAGGAAAACAGAGACCTAATGAAGAGGTTTAAAAGGAAAACTTTGATCCTCTAGTTCTATTTATATTCTCACTGCTAGCTGACTAGTTTTTAACAGACATTTACCAACAAGTAGAATGGCATATGAAATAGAAACCTATTCTGTAACACCATCCACAGGTCAAACCACAAGCCTGTGTGTTTCATATATTCATCTAGGGTAGAAAAATGACATGTTGCCTCGAGATGCCAAAACTAAACTATCATAGTACCATGATTTTTCAGAAACGACAAAGAAAAACAGAAAACTAGAAGCAAGAAATGCTTACTTTTAATTGTACTAACATAGAGACGTTGTTATATGTATGTTGCTTTTGTGGCCCTCTACACACTTGGATGATGTAAGTTGCTCTGTTTTTTCTTTACTCACATTCCTCTTTGCTTGCTTCTTTTCTAGCAAATCCTGTGAGGCAACTTGGCCTTTGTCCAACCTTGTAGCATCAGCTTTTGATGTCAACCTTTTTGGTCCTGCAGTTCCTATCGTGTTCGGGGTGATTTTGCTAATGGAGCTACAAACCTACaacaaaaaatttcagatttcaaGCCAAATTTAGTAAGTGTCGGTGTTGAAGATAGTGTGCTACCTGCTTAGAGTGCAATGGAGTACTGCCATCTCTACAAATGATCTGCAGTGTGATTATATCAATATAAAGTTCAAAGTTTCATCATTAGAAATAAACAAAGGAATCATTTTAATTCTATAGGAATCACACATTTTGTCGAGGCCATGGTATGCAGCGAGCAGTAGCACTTCCCAGATTCTGTATCTTCCCATGTGCACGAGGCAATATGGTTGTTTGTTTGTAAACAATACTGACGAGTACCTCAATGTAATCCGCCAATGGTTGACCATCATTAGCTTTAGCTTTCCTATCAGTTTTCTGAACAGTCCCTAGTGCTACCAGCTTTTTACTATTTGGAGATGTCAGACCAATCTCCATACCACACTTTATATTTTCCATATCATCCTACAAAGATTACTATTAACTCTATCATATTCTACTATTTGATTAGAAAATACTAACATAATAAAAGACAACAGTCACCTTATTAAGTGGCGCTTGAAACTTTCTTAGTTTCTTCGATGGCTCTGGAAGACTTTGTGGAGGTGTCCTGTCCTTGGTATTTCTCGATAGCTCATTTAGATGTTCTCTACATCAGAATGAAAGGAGAATTAGGCTTCTATACATACTAACTAATATAGAAAGCATGCAAGGGTTAAAGAAGAGATTACCAACATACTCGACAAATGGAATAATATGAGGATAATTCATGAAGACATATCGGTGAGCTTGGATCCAAGTTATGTAGGACAATTCACAAGCAGAAGGCAGCCCTGACAAAGGAAGACCAACTATTTTTAAGTATGGTAGATGGCTTGCTGAGGCACAAGGTTGATTGTTGGTATTTTGCAAATACCGTGAGCAAAATGCAACAGTCCTCCAATAATGCATGGGCTGTCCGCCCACACACCTCCTTCAGTCCTCCTCCAATAATAATGCACGCCGCACGTACGACTGCCATGGCCTCGGTGGTACCGTAGCAGCGACACCACCACCGGCCAGTGGGGCAACGACACAGCAAGAGCTGTTTTGTGGTGTCCACGAACAGCCTCGACCTCGACCGACGCCGACAACCTAGTGATATCCAGGTCAGTCATCTTTGCTAGCttagttttgtaaattattAACAGAGCCATGCTTAGGGCGCNNNNNNNNNNNNNNNNNNNNNNNNNNNNNNNNNNNNNNNNNNNNNNNNNNNNNNNNNNNNNNNNNNNNNNNNNNNNNNNNNNNNNNNNNNNNNNNNNNNNAAAGAGGGTGCCCCAGGTATAGAATGAGCAGCGAACGAGCCACCGCGAGGCTAGGCTAGGCTTTCGTGGATCGCTCAAAACAGCTCTTGCTGTGTATGAAGGATCGAAAACGGCGACAAGATGGGGGTGAATGGGAGCCTCAATTTTTCTCTCAAAAATAATTGAGCACTGTCCCAAAATCACCGCCAAACGCAAACACGATCTAAAACCAAAATACTCAAGCCAACTAGTGACGGAAGTATCTAGAAAAAATTCTTCAGAACGGTAGGAAGCTAAGGCAACAAACGAAACTTAAATCGGAGCACAAACAACCAAGCTACGCGCAAAACTGAAAATCAAGGCTAGAATAAATTTTCCAGAAAATACTCAAAAAATATCTGCTCAtcacaaatacaaacaaaaaaaggCACACGCAATGTTGCTGCAACACATAAGCCTGGGTGATTGGCCGATCGGCcttgctgctgcaaagtgcataCCAGAGAGAGGAACGATCGGGTCCAGAAAACTTAACCAAGCAACGATTTGGTGCTGAATCAAACGACCAATCAGAGGAGGCTCAAAAACAAGGACTAGCTGCTGCACTTAATACGAGCATCTGTTagttctcaaatagaaaaccaAGAAAGTGCAATCACTGATAGCACACACAGCTATAGAAGAAGAGTCCAGGGTTTGCACTGGAGATCGTCACTGCTTAAACTCAAGGCTGAAATCAAACCTGAAACTGTCTGCACAGATCGGTGGACGAGCACTCATCTGACCTGTTCCTGAAGATTGACTGAGTCACAGACTCGAGCACAAGAATGAAGCAGTCACAGAGAGAAGCGCTGGGCAAATTTGATCACGCCTGCAGAGAAAGGAATCGAACCTGATGAAACAAAAACACCTGCAAGAACCTAGGAGAGGCACGGGTCTGCTCGTGCTCAGACGCCAGAAGCCATGGACGAGCGCCGTCCCCGACGGACCTATTCCCCGTGTGGACGGACTGCCTGGCACTGAGGCAAACGCTGCTCAATCGAGCACGGACGGACTGCCTGGCCCTGAGGCAAACGCTGCTCAATCGAGCACGCACGGCGTTGAGCGCTCGGCGTTGGTAGCGTTGTTGTCCGATCCCATGAGTCTACCAAATCACGAGCAGAAGAACAGACGCACAAACATAAGAACCAACAGAAACGGCAGTAGCCACAAAATCAATGAAATCCAACTCAAATCAAAAGaactttctcccaaactttgcACAGATGAAATTCACCTAGGCACAAACTCATCCCCAAAGAATCATTGCCTGAGATTAAGCCAAACTCCGGGAAATTGGGATCTTAGCCAAGAACGAAAATAGAGAAAAATGATGAACTCAGAGAAACAAAAATCACAGGTAAAAGTGATGAATCCCGGAGGACAACCGGAGGATTTAGGCCTCCATTCCCACTCAAAAATCAGTACAAAACActctaaaaaattttagttCATAGTCTCTCTACTAAAGGAACCAGGGAGGGGGAGAACAAGCCTACGGACAGACACATAGAGACGGAAAAGAGAGGTGGGAGAGATGAAGCAGACGGGGACTCTCCGGCTTATTTATCAGGCATATTACATATTCTCAAAATGTCTCTAGATATTTTTGAGCGAACTAGCTAGCCTCAGAGCATTCTAGTCCAACTCTTTCTCTTGATCTGACGGCCACCGCACCTCCTCACCGGTAGCCTCGCTCCGAAGCGATCTCACCGATGCCGCCACGTGGCGTCCGTCTGCATCGGGACCTCCGTCCaggttttgaggcccaaacccgcGAAACCCGCCACGAGTAGCGTACTCCATACGCTTTCTCGCCACTTGACATGTGTCACCGCCGTCCTCGATCGGCCGGCCCGCCAAGTCCTCCTAAGGCTCGCTCGACTCGTGTTCGCCGTCTTGACTTGGTCAACACAGTCACTCTCATATACATTTGCACTTGTCGATGTCCCAGATGTCAGCCACTGCGGCTGGTCACCCAGCCTCCTGGTCCGTCAGTCCAAGCCTCACGTCCGTCCTTCACCGCTCCAGGTCCATCGGCACGGCACGTCTCTACTTGACCTTCACCTCGCCGTCGACCACCGCCTCTGAGCTCCACAGCTGAACACCACAAGCCATTTGCCGTGGTCTGTTAGCATAGGATAGGAAGGCGTTTTGAAAAACGCCTCAAAAAGTTATAAGCAATTGAGGCATTTATAATAAAACGCCTTAAAATGTTGTAGCTATTTAAGGCGTTTTAATTTTTGcctttaaaatatatttttagagGCTTTTTTAGATAAATGCCTTTATAGAACAAGAAATTAAGGCACTTTAAAAAAATGCCTTTAACAAAATACCTTCTATTAAGAGACATGTTGTAGTGTTTTGGGAAAACAAGTGATCTTACATTTTGTTTGTGCACGTGAAATTATGGATTTTAGTTCATTTGGTTGAGACTTGAGCCGATAAGTCATTGTATAGGTAATATTTGATTCTTgtcacactactacagaataggCCTTTGGACGATTGTCAAAAACGCCAATTGTCTCAGCAATTTTGGGACCCGAGACTATAGAGCTCTTTAGTC is a window from the Sorghum bicolor cultivar BTx623 chromosome 5, Sorghum_bicolor_NCBIv3, whole genome shotgun sequence genome containing:
- the LOC8083160 gene encoding uncharacterized protein LOC8083160 isoform X2 produces the protein MTDLDITRLSASVEVEAVRGHHKTALAVSLPHWPVVVSLLRYHRGHGSRTCGVHYYWRRTEGGVWADSPCIIGGLLHFAHGLPSACELSYITWIQAHRYVFMNYPHIIPFVEEHLNELSRNTKDRTPPQSLPEPSKKLRKFQAPLNKDDMENIKCGMEIGLTSPNSKKLVALGTVQKTDRKAKANDGQPLADYIEVLVSIVYKQTTILPRAHGKIQNLGSATARCIPWPRQNIICRDGSTPLHSKQVCSSISKITPNTIGTAGPKRLTSKADATRLDKGQVASQDLLEKKQAKRNEQLTSEDNRYVYSWMWACHFQAEIT
- the LOC8083160 gene encoding uncharacterized protein LOC8083160 isoform X1, with amino-acid sequence MTDLDITRLSASVEVEAVRGHHKTALAVSLPHWPVVVSLLRYHRGHGSRTCGVHYYWRRTEGGVWADSPCIIGGLLHFAHGLPSACELSYITWIQAHRYVFMNYPHIIPFVEEHLNELSRNTKDRTPPQSLPEPSKKLRKFQAPLNKDDMENIKCGMEIGLTSPNSKKLVALGTVQKTDRKAKANDGQPLADYIEVLVSIVYKQTTILPRAHGKIQNLGSATARCIPWPRQNIICRDGSTPLHSKQVCSSISKITPNTIGTAGPKRLTSKADATRLDKGQVASQDLLEKKQAKRNVSKEKTEQLTSSKCVEGHKSNIHITTSLC